A stretch of DNA from Serinus canaria isolate serCan28SL12 chromosome 14, serCan2020, whole genome shotgun sequence:
AGAGGCTCTGGAGGAATACATCCTCTTTGTGGTCACTGACAgaggtgaggagctggcaggggtgggacagaCGGGACAGGACAAACCAGGGCAGGACAGCCATGTGGGTGGTGTGGTGGCCACACTCAGACTcctgggtggcacagggcagagcgTGCGGCCACTGACCCGCCGGGAATACGTCCTGGACGTGGCTGCCGAGACGGAGCTGCGGGACAGCAGCTACACCTTCTGGTGCCGCCGCGTGGTCTGGAGCCAGCCCCTCAAGTTCGACAACGAGCTCTATGTCACCGTCCACTACAACCAGGTCGGGCCACCCCATCAGCCTCCCCCAGGGCCACCTCCCTGTCTCCCTCAGAGCGTGCCCTGTCCCcaagctgtgtccctgtgctctgtccctctcCCAGGTGCTCCCTGACTACCTCAAGGGGCTGTTCACCGTCCTGCCGCCGGCGAGGCCGGGAGAGCAGCACTTCCCGCACGTGGCCAAGCTGGCCGCCCTCCAGCACCGAGCCAAGGACCGCCACCACCTCCCCACGGCGTACGGAGGGGACAGGGCACCTGGAGGGGGGGAAACACGTGGCCCGTGGGATTGGGGACCCACTGGCCAGCGCTGGCCCTGACCTCGGGCTCCCCACAGGCGGGAGATGCAGGACTACGTCCCCCCGCAGCTCTTCCGCCTGCTGAAGCCGCAGTCCTGGCTGCAGATGGTGACCCAGCACGTGCAGCAAGCCCAGGCACTCAGCGCCCACCAGGCCAGGGCACAGTTCCTGGGTGAGGGGACAGCGACAGGGAGAAGATGCAATGCTAATGAGAATGTAATGCTGCTGGGGGTGTGAAGCTGCCTAGAGGGTGATGATGATGGGGATGGAATGCTAGttgtccctgcacagagctTAGGGTGCTGCACATGGAGGGCAGGATGGTTTGACAGGGAcacccatttttttcccttggctgcTCCTGGTTGCCACCCTGGGGACTGGGCAGATGGGGGTGGCAGTGGGCACTGAGACcccatcctctgctctgcagggctgctgagcGCCTACCCCATGTTTGGCTCGTCCTTCTTCTacatccagagctgcagcaacaACGCCATCGTTTCGCCCTGTATCCTGGCCGTCAACCAGAACGGCCTCAACTTCCTCAGCAAGGAGACCCACGTAGGTGTGGGGCCGTGTGGGAcccatggaatcatggaatggctggggttggaacaaaccttaaagcccatccagttccacctgctggccatgggcagggacaccttccactagaccagttTGCTCCAAGCTGAGGTCCCTGGTCCCCTTAGAGGGGTCCCCAGGGCACACGGGCcacccccctgtccccctcccagGAGCTCATGGCCAAGTTCTCGCTGAATGAGATCCAGTCCACACGGACGCAGCGCCCGACAGCCGGATCCAGCTCTCCCTACGTGGAGATCACTCTGGGAGACCTCCTGGCCCAGGGCAtcacccagctgcagctggagcaggtcggggacacttggggacatcgggggcccctgctggggctctcACAGTGGTGGCACGGCCACTGCCCATCGGtgtgtccctctgcagggcctggagctgtgccGTGTGGTGGCTGCACAcatggagaggctgctgggTGCCCGGGAGAAGAGGCTGACGCTGCCGCCCAGCGAGatcaccctgctctgagcccaccACGGCCCGGACCCCCGGCACCCCGGACCCCCGGCAGGGGGGACAGAGGGTGCAGTGACCATGGGGTGTTCCCAGCTTGGCCAGTGGCCGCTGTCCCCCTGTCACCACCCCGCTGTTGTTCTGGGGTTTTATACACGCCTGGCAGCCTGACATGACTCGGTGTCCGTGGTTTTGTGTTGCGCTCGCTGCTGCAGGGCGGATGCTGCCCCGCGTGTCTGATTCCCCATCGACCCCATGTGTTTCCTATtcccgtgcctcagtttccccgtGCCCCCACCTTAGTCACTCCCGCCCGCCTGTCGCGCTCTTCGCGTCCGCCAGAGGGCGCCAACGCCGCGCGCCCGCCGCCACCTCCGCGCCCCCTCTCTCCCCGCCGCCGCGCGCGCGCTCCAACCGCCCAATCAGCCGCCAGCCCGCGGCGCTCGCGGCCGCCCTCCGACCAATCAGCGCCGAGGGGAGCGAGGCTACCGCTGCCGGTAAACGGCGCCGGTGGGCGGGGCCGGGTCGCGCGCTCTGGCCGTACGCGCGCGAgaggggcggggccgggggcggtggcggcgcgtgcgcggcggggcggggcggccccgcggcgATCCGGGATGTCGGGCCGGCTCCTGGTGACGTAGCGGGAAGGGCCGCGCCAGACCCCCGCCCGCCGCTGTCCCCCGGCACGGCACGGGACCCCCCACACTTCCTCCGGTTGTCCCCCGCCATGGGCAGAGCCGCGGCGGTGGGAACGGGCAGGGAGTCCGGGGCCGCCGCTGGGAATGTGCCAGGCCCTGCCGCCGCGTGAGCACCGGCACCGGCAGCGTTGTCCGCGCCCGCCCCGGGCCAAGCCGTGAGTGTGGCGTCCGCCGGGCCGTCCCTGCcccgggagggagggagagggcgGGAGCTCTGCCCGCCGGGAGCGGGGTCCCATCTCCCGAGGAAGGGGGGGGCGGGAGAGGGTCTGGCGCGGTACCGGGATCCCGTCCTCACCTCCCCGTCCTGCGGGGCTCTCTCTCCCGGCAGGGCGGCGGGTgccatgagcagcagctgcgcgtcccccgccgccgcccgccgccgcctgcAGCGCCGGGATCGATAGAGGCGGGGGCTGCGGACGCGCCATGGCCGGCAGCGGCTACACGGACCTGCGGGAGAAGCTCAAGTCCATGATGCCCTACCGGGACGGCCACaaaggcggcggcggcggcggcctcCCGCGGGAGCCCCCCGAGCCGCCGTACGACCGCAAGCGGCGGCACCAGGAGGACTCCGGCTCCGAGCCCAGCGACTACgaggagcagaaggaggaggaggaagctcGGAAAGTGAAGAGCGGCATCCGCCAGCTTCGCCTCTTCAGCGCCGAGGAGTGCGCCAAGATCGAGGCGCGCATCGAGGACGTGGTGTCCCGGGCGGAGAAGGGGCTCTACAAGGAGCACACGGTGGATCGGGCGCCGCTGCGGAACAAGTATTTTTTCGGGGAAGGCTACACCTACGGGTCTCAGCTGCAGCGGCGAGGCCCCGGCCAGGAGCGCCTGTACCCGCGGGGGGAGGTAGACGCCATCCCCGAGTGGGTGCACGACCTGGTGATCAGGAAGCTGGTGGAGCACCGGGTGATCCCCGAGGGCTTTGTGAACAGTGCCGTCATCAACGACTACCAGCCGGGGGGCTGCATTGTCTCCCACGTGGACCCCATCCATATCTTTGAGAGGCCCATCGTCTCCGTGTCCTTCTTCAGCGACTCGGCGCTCTGCTTCGGGTGTAAATTCCAGTTCAAGCCCATCAGGGTGTCGGAGCCCGTTCTGTTCCTGCCCGTGAAGAGGGGGAGCGTCACGGTGCTCAGGTAACTCGCCCGCGTTGCCGAGGCCCCGGTTGTGTAACGCGGATCACGAGGCGCACGGATGCGCGCCCCGACGGCGCCTCGGGCTCCATCTCCCTCCTCTGTAGGTGCTCAGGGGCTCGCTGTGGTGGAAGGGGGGAagcagggattttgggggggtgggTCCTGCCGTCGTGGTGGGTGAGGATTTGGGTGGGTGCCCTCTCCATGGAGCTTGAGGCGAATGCTGGTGGGAGCGTGctagcagagctgagctggccgTTGAGTTCCTGTAAATGGTTAAAGTAACACGTTGAGACACAAAATGGATCCTTTGCCCAAGAGtggtcagagcagagcagctgtagGACAGGGCTCCTGGGTCTATTCTTAGCTCGGCCGGTGCTTCTCTGACCTGACCTTAATCGTGGAGAGGAGATGTGAATGGCCTCGTCTTCCCAGTCTGTAAACTGGGAATGCTGAGCCCTCCCCTGCCCGGTGACGATAGGGAGACCAGAGTGCAGAGCCCCGCGTGATTGTCACTTGGAAGTGCAGCGGGTCACGGGCACAGGAAGGGACTTTATGTGTGTTGAGGAAGAGCCCTGGAAGGTGGAATGACCTGCCCAAGGTCACGCAGTTGGCCGGCAGTAAGGCAGGGGTTGGCACCGGGAAATGCCTGCTTCCTAATCCCACTGCCCTCCGGTGcgggctgggagggggagcACGCAGGTGAGGGGACTGGCAGGTaaggggacaggaggggctggagcacagggatcctgctgtctccagctcctggggagggcagctggAAGCCTGGCACCGGGGCTGCCAGTCCCTTGTGTCCCTGAAGGTCAGAGTGCTccatgccaggagcagggatcaCCAGGACTGTGCCAGCAGTGCTACCAGCTGTATCCTCGTTTgaggggtggtttttttggacTGGTGAAGGTCCAGGCCGGTTTTCCGGGCTCCCAGGCCGTAATACAATCCCTTGCTTTGGCTTGTAAATTGATCGCTGCagggttcgggaaggaatttttccccccacaaaCACACGGCCTCCTTGACTGGTGCATCAATAATAAATGCTGAGATCTTGCATAGCTTTTATCTCGGAAAAGCTGCACAAACATTAACTAATCCTTGCTGTACCCCGGTGTTAGGTAACTTGCGTGGATTAGCCAGGGA
This window harbors:
- the ALKBH5 gene encoding RNA demethylase ALKBH5 is translated as MAGSGYTDLREKLKSMMPYRDGHKGGGGGGLPREPPEPPYDRKRRHQEDSGSEPSDYEEQKEEEEARKVKSGIRQLRLFSAEECAKIEARIEDVVSRAEKGLYKEHTVDRAPLRNKYFFGEGYTYGSQLQRRGPGQERLYPRGEVDAIPEWVHDLVIRKLVEHRVIPEGFVNSAVINDYQPGGCIVSHVDPIHIFERPIVSVSFFSDSALCFGCKFQFKPIRVSEPVLFLPVKRGSVTVLSGYAADEITHCIRPQDIKERRAVIILRKTRLDAPRLETKSLSSSVLPPGYNSDRLSGSNRDQILKPKRSHRKADPDAAHRPRILEMDKEENRRSVLLPKHRRRSNFSSENYWRRSYEYTEDCDDEEEDGSPARKVKMRRH